DNA from Colletotrichum higginsianum IMI 349063 chromosome 7 map unlocalized unitig_7, whole genome shotgun sequence:
TTaatgtcctcgtcgtccgcaTCCGCTACCTATCTGCCAATCGTCTCAGCATTCGCCTCTAGGCTGCCAGCCAGAATGTTAATACCTCGTCGCCTCCCATGCTGGCCCAGAGCGCCATCGTGCACGAAGACAGTTCCCGGGCCCAAATCGATGACGAGCTTCAGCGGTTCGACTTGACGAAGGTGCTCTGCCAGTCAACGTGGCGCTTCTTATCCTTCTTGAACCACCTTGGCAAGCCATGTGAGCTTGTCCTTCCTCATTCACCCACCCATTCCCACCCTGCCACTTCTGCTCTGTCTCTATCGGCAAGATGCCATACTCTTGATATATCATACCATAGATGTGTTCGGTTTATGCCATTGACTTCTTCGTAAGAGTAAATCATTACCTTCTTAACACTTCTCCTCGAAGTGCGGCTTTTTGTTTTTACCACTGTTATAATGTGTGTATGATAAGCACCTTGATCTTGGCAACATAACCCTGTAACGTTGCCTGTACTAGATGTCGTCATTTCTGATCTGGGCCAAGTTGTATGGCCTCAATGCAAAAGCTAACAGGAAAACCTCTTCATCACCCATGCATATGAACCCTGTATAGCTCCACTTCACTTGGTTGGGAAGGTAGATTTCCCCATCTGCTTTATCATAGAACACCGTTGGTTCCTAACCAGCATTCTCCGGTCAAGATACTTCGACTGAGATCAAGCACTGTACCCCCCTCAACCCTTCATCACAGTTCTATATAACTATGCCGTCTACTACATCCCAAACTGTCATCGTCACAGGAGCCAACGGCTACCTTGCCCTCCATGTCATCAATCAACTCCTGAAGACGGGCTACGACGTGCGCGGCACAATCAGATCTCGGAAGGCAGACGACAAGCTTCGTGCCACGTTTCCCGAATATTACGGGGGGCGCTTGACCACAACCTTTGTCGAGGACCTGGCGAATCCTGAGCTCTTTCGTGAGGCTTTCGACGAGAACACTGTGGGCGCTATCCATGTCGCCAGCCCGACCCATGCCCGAACCGAGGACGCTGTCCGCGACATGCTGAACCCCGCCGTCAagggcgccatcggcatTCTCGAGGCTGCCAAGATCTACGCGGATCCTTCGTTCCATCGGGTTGTTCACCTGTCTTCCACCGCGGCTATTATGGATAGCAAGAAGGGCCCCAGGCCTGGCTACACATACACCAATTCGGACTGGAACCCGGTGACGTTCGAAGAGGCGGCAGCCATTGAGGATCACCTGTCTCTATACGTTGCGTCCAAGGCCCTCTCAGAGAAGGCCGTGTGGGCCTGGATGACGGAGCATAAGCCAAAATTTGACCTCGCCTGCGTAAACCCAACCATGGTCTTTGGTCCCCATCTCGAGACCATCAGCAACATGGACGAGTtcacgtcgacggcgaagtTCCTGTGGCGGCTCGTAGACGCAGCCGAGATTCCACAGCTCATGTGGGCCGGGTGCGTTGATGTCCGCGACACCGCCGCGATGACTGTCGCGGCCTTCGAGAAGCATGAGGCGGGAGGCCAAAGGCTTTTGTTAGCACGTCACTTTGATTGGCAAACTGCGGCTGACATAGCGAGAGACGAACTTCCGAATTTCCGAGAGAGGTTTCCGGTGGGAAGACCCGGAACTGGCAGAAGCGAGGCTTTGAAACATATTCATCAATATGACGGAAGCAAGGCTGTAAATGTTCTCGGCGTGGAGTATCGTCCACTGTCGCAGACTGTCAGAGACACGTTGGGGCAGTTCCTGGCAGTCGAAGGAGGTAAAGACCACTAGATAAATATCTAATTTGAGCGACAAGCAACTCACCTTCAACACTAGTCTTCATAGGCATGGCCGACTGAAAATGAGACTCTTCCATTTCATCATATGATACCATATCGAACGGCGGATCACAGGTTCTGTTCTTTCAAACATATGGTTCCTCACCAACGCTGTCTAGCAAGTTACACCTTGCGCGTGCGCCAAAGCTACCGAGGGAAGCACGGAACTACCGAGAGAACACAGAATGATTTCTGTTTTCAAACTACATAGCCTGATAGATCATTAAGTCTtgcaacaacaacatcagcCCTGATGGTCTAGCGGTATGATTCTCCCTTAGGGTTGTTCACATGACAATTCATTCTGGGAGAGGTCCCAGGTTCGATCCCTGGTTAGGGCCCAATTCTTTTGCCTTTTTGTGAGCCATATCGGCTTTACCCACTATTTTGCGGAATGAAATGGATATTCTCATCATTGTAAGGGAACGAACGACCGGTTGGTTGACGGACATGCTGATAGGTACGAAGTACTAGATACTTGGTGCAATCTTAGCAGAGATTACATGATTAGGAGGTTGGGCGGCCACGTTGAATAACCCTAGGAGGAAAGGACCGGAATTGGACCCGAGTAAATCCGAACGACGACTCTACGCCGAACCACGGGGTTAATTAAGACCATCTTACGCCATTTCCTGCCTTCACAAGCAGCTAAGTACCAGCGTGGAGGTGGAGATGGTTCAATTGCGCATATCGATAATATCTTGTGA
Protein-coding regions in this window:
- a CDS encoding Ketoreductase → MPSTTSQTVIVTGANGYLALHVINQLLKTGYDVRGTIRSRKADDKLRATFPEYYGGRLTTTFVEDLANPELFREAFDENTVGAIHVASPTHARTEDAVRDMLNPAVKGAIGILEAAKIYADPSFHRVVHLSSTAAIMDSKKGPRPGYTYTNSDWNPVTFEEAAAIEDHLSLYVASKALSEKAVWAWMTEHKPKFDLACVNPTMVFGPHLETISNMDEFTSTAKFLWRLVDAAEIPQLMWAGCVDVRDTAAMTVAAFEKHEAGGQRLLLARHFDWQTAADIARDELPNFRERFPVGRPGTGRSEALKHIHQYDGSKAVNVLGVEYRPLSQTVRDTLGQFLAVEGGKDH